A region of Colletotrichum higginsianum IMI 349063 chromosome 10, whole genome shotgun sequence DNA encodes the following proteins:
- a CDS encoding HD domain-containing protein: MSPTSKNGSEGLSNANGEVDIQSKSSPPNLGFVETPKVEGHWTVEKALEASPGTATSADPNSPLPYFHLIERLKTTKREGWRRFGIERGESIADHMYRMSLLSMLAPPALAPRLDLGRCMKMCLIHDMAESLVGDITPVDGVPKPEKNRREADTMDYITKQLLGSVYGGLAGAEIREIWQEYEDSKTINSHFVHDLDKMELLLQMMEYEKRGQGKLDLGEFAYVATKFSLPETKEWADALLKERERFWGAQEHVHGEAGVEGGVGQDRKHQQDSYYERK, from the exons ATGTCACCCACGAGCAAAAACGGCTCCGAGGGCCTCTCCAACGCCAATGGCGAGGTGGACATCCAGAGCAAGTCAAGCCCGCCTA ACCTGGGCTTTGTCGAAACCCCCAAGGTCGAGGGACATTGGACGGTTGAGAAGGCCCTAGAAGCCTCCCCtgggacggcgacgtcggcggaCCCCAACTCGCCGCTCCCGTACTTCCACTTGATTGAGCGTCTCAAGACGACGAAGCGCGAGGGCTGGCGCCGCTTCGGCATCGAAAG AGGAGAGTCAATTGCCGACCACATGTACCGCATGTCCCTCCTTTCGATGCTCGCCCCGCCCGCCCTTGCGCCCCGACTCGACCTCGGGCGGTGCATGAAGATGTGCTTGATCCACGACATGGCCGAgtccctcgtcggcgacatcaCTCCCGTAGACGGCGTGCCCAAGCCCGAGAAGAACCGACGCGAGGCGGACACAATGGATTACATCACCAAGCAGCTTCTTGGCAGCGTGTACGGCGGGCTCGCGGGAGCCGAGATTCGGGAGATCTGGCAGGAGTACGAGGACTCCAAGACGATCAACAGCCACTTTGTTCACGACCTGGACAAGATGGAGCTGCTCCTCCAGATGATGGAGTACGAAAAGCGTGGCCAGGGCAagctcgatctcggcgagtTCGCCTACGTGGCAACCAAGTTCTCGCTgcccgagaccaaggagtGGGCGGACGCGCTGCTCAAGGAGCGAGAGCGGTTTTGGGGCGCGCAAGAGCACGTCCacggcgaggcgggcgtcgagggcggcgtcgggcaGGACCGGAAACATCAGCAAGACAGCTACTACGAGCGCAAGtaa